The Anopheles merus strain MAF chromosome 2L, AmerM5.1, whole genome shotgun sequence genome has a segment encoding these proteins:
- the LOC121592941 gene encoding cuticle protein-like: MLKLVVLSAVLAVVAARPGALTYSAPLAYAPATLIAKPEIYYQKSIIEEPTVAHVGSLVKTIPTAVSHQSSTVVHNSAKITEPIYAPAVKQTLVSTPIAKTTYFAAPAAYAYAAPALAYHDAYAYHHL; encoded by the exons ATGCTGAAGTTG GTGGTGCTGTCCGCTGTCCTGGCCGTCGTTGCCGCCCGTCCCGGTGCCCTCACGTACTCGGCCCCGCTGGCGTACGCACCGGCCACCCTCATTGCCAAGCCGGAGATTTACTACCAGAAGAGCATCATCGAGGAACCGACCGTGGCGCACGTCGGCAGCCTGGTCAAGACGATCCCGACGGCCGTGTCGCACCAGAGCTCGACCGTCGTGCACAACTCGGCCAAGATCACCGAGCCGATCTATGCGCCGGCCGTGAAGCAGACGCTGGTGTCGACGCCGATCGCCAAGACGACCTACTTTGCTGCCCCGGCGGCTTACGCCTATGCTGCCCCCGCGTTGGCCTATCACGATGCGTACGCGTACCATCATCTGTAA